In Paenibacillus sonchi, the genomic stretch ACACCGGCTGCCGCATCTTCAAATACAAAACATGCTGCCGGTGCCACACCGAGCAGCCTGGCTGCCTGTAGGAACACCTCCGGGTCCGGCTTCGCCCTGACAATGCTGTTCCCGTCTACCACCACGTCAAACAGCGGCCTGATATTCACTTTGTCCATAATGAGAGGAGCGTTTTTGCTGGCCGATGCAATCCCCGTTTTGATTCCATGTGAGCGCAATAGACCAAGGAAGCTGCGCACACCAGGCAATACATCAGCAGGTGTAAGTGTTGCGAGGAGCTCCTTGTACCATTCATTTTTCCGCGAAGCCAGTGCCTCCCTCCGTTCCGGCGATACATCCGTTATCCCTCCGCACCGCAGCAGAAGATCAAGGGACTCCATGCGGCTGACACCCTTGAGCTGCTCATTCTCGCTTTCGCTGAAAGCAAATCCCAACTCCCCGGCAAGGCGTTTCCAGGCTTTGTAGTGAAAATTTGCGGTATCGACAATGACGCCATCCAGATCAAAGATGGCTGCCTCAAATGGTTGTGCCCGCAACCGCTTCCCCCCGTTCAGCTTCTGTACTTCATAAGCACCTGGAATAACCGTTATCCGGTAGTGCTCCCCCGCCACACGATCTGGAAGCTCAGCTCCTCCCAGCCTTCAGGCAGACGGGGCTGCAGCTTAATGGTGTCGCTCCACATCGCACTCGCCAAACCGGCAAATCCGTAAACGATGAGCTGCCACAGACCGCCGCAATTGGCGATGTGAATTCCCTCGGCGGCACCCTTTTTCTCCGGAGAAAAGTCAATAGCCATCACCCGCTGCAGAAAAGCTGCCGCTTCCTCCTTATGGTTCAGCCAGGATGCCACAATGCCGTGAACTGCCACGGACAAGGAGGAATCATGAGTCGTAATCGGCTCATAATACGCATAAGCCGCCTTCAACTGCTCATGGGAGAATTCCTGAGGAAACAGCAGCATTAATTCCAGAACATCCGCCTGCTTTAACGCCTTGGAGCGATAGTTGCGCTCCTGGGAAATGAAATGGCCAAATGGCCTGGAGCGGTCTGTCCAGAGACTATCAAATTCCACATCGGCATAGCCGGCGAAATCGTCGGATTGCGGAACAATTTCCATCTGGCTGTTGTAAGGCAGCCTCAGCTTTTCCGCCGTGTGCCGGAAGAGCTCACGTTCATCCGGACGCAGGCCCAGCCGCTCTGCCACGGCCGCATAGCTATCCGGCTTACCGCTTTGCAGGCTGTCCAGACTAGCAACGGTTTGCTCCAGACTGAATTTGACCATGCGGTTAGTAAAGGCATTGTTCCGGGTGAATGGCAAATATTCATCCGGTCCCATAACGCCGAGCAGCTCGCCATACCCCTCCCGGTTCCAATCCACACGGTCACACCAATAGCGGGCCGTTTCAACCAGAATATCAATGCCGTAGCGCTCCAGAAATTCATCATCTCCTGTAGCATTCACATAGTGGTACAGGGCATAAACTATATCTGCTGTTACATGAATTTCGTGATCAGCATACTGCCAATTCGCGCATTGCTCTTCCCCGCTTAACGAGGACTCCCAGGCATACCGTGCTCCCCGGTATCCATAATTCCGCGCATTGCGCCTGGCTCCCTCCAGCGTATTGTAGCGGAAAAGAAGCAGATTGCGGGCGGCCTGCGGGTTGGTG encodes the following:
- the pgmB gene encoding beta-phosphoglucomutase, translated to MAGEHYRITVIPGAYEVQKLNGGKRLRAQPFEAAIFDLDGVIVDTANFHYKAWKRLAGELGFAFSESENEQLKGVSRMESLDLLLRCGGITDVSPERREALASRKNEWYKELLATLTPADVLPGVRSFLGLLRSHGIKTGIASASKNAPLIMDKVNIRPLFDVVVDGNSIVRAKPDPEVFLQAARLLGVAPAACFVFEDAAAGVEGALRSGMRVVGIGDGRLLARSHLAITSFEQLEPIFLMSHIGAADHTGRGDLPYEQ